In one Pseudomonas sp. MM211 genomic region, the following are encoded:
- a CDS encoding FecCD family ABC transporter permease, whose amino-acid sequence MKPVISPRSLFIALGLLLALALWLSLALGPVSLPLGDTLRAALRLAGLPLESEGLQQAELILGQIRMPRTLLGLAVGAVLALCGVAMQGLFRNPLADPGLIGVSSGAALGAAIAIVGGAALGGIPELFAPYLLSLCAFLGGLVVTALVYRLGRRNGQTSVTTMLLAGIALNALAFACIGLFTYLADDATLRTLTFWNLGSLNGASYARLWPLLLVTLAVALWLPRRAQALNALLLGESEARHLGVAVERLKRELVFCTALGVGAAVAAAGMIGFIGLVVPHLVRLLVGPDHRVLLPASALAGASLLLLADLFARLILSPAELPIGIVTALIGAPFFLYLLLRGRT is encoded by the coding sequence ATGAAACCAGTAATCAGCCCGCGCTCACTGTTTATCGCACTGGGCCTGCTGCTTGCGCTCGCGTTGTGGCTGTCTCTGGCACTCGGGCCCGTCAGTCTGCCGCTGGGTGACACGCTGCGGGCTGCATTGCGCCTGGCCGGCTTGCCTCTGGAGAGTGAAGGCCTGCAGCAGGCCGAGCTGATTCTCGGCCAGATCCGTATGCCGCGTACGCTGCTGGGCCTGGCGGTCGGCGCCGTGCTGGCGCTGTGTGGTGTGGCGATGCAGGGGCTTTTTCGCAACCCGTTGGCCGACCCCGGTCTGATCGGCGTCTCCAGCGGTGCGGCGCTTGGTGCAGCTATCGCCATCGTCGGTGGTGCGGCGCTGGGCGGGATTCCCGAGCTGTTCGCGCCCTATCTGTTGTCGCTGTGCGCATTTCTGGGCGGGCTGGTGGTTACCGCACTGGTCTACCGCCTGGGGCGCCGCAACGGCCAGACCAGCGTGACCACCATGCTGCTCGCCGGGATCGCTCTCAATGCCCTGGCATTCGCCTGCATCGGCCTGTTCACCTACCTGGCCGACGATGCCACCTTGCGGACTCTGACGTTCTGGAACCTTGGCAGCCTCAATGGCGCCAGCTATGCGCGCCTCTGGCCCCTCCTGCTAGTGACCCTTGCCGTGGCGCTATGGTTACCGCGGCGAGCCCAGGCGCTGAATGCCTTGCTACTCGGTGAATCGGAGGCCCGCCATCTGGGCGTGGCGGTCGAGCGGTTGAAGCGCGAGCTGGTGTTCTGCACTGCGCTGGGCGTCGGCGCGGCCGTGGCGGCAGCTGGGATGATCGGTTTCATCGGTCTGGTGGTTCCGCACTTGGTACGCCTGCTGGTCGGCCCGGATCATCGCGTTCTGCTGCCTGCTTCGGCACTGGCCGGTGCCAGTCTGCTGTTGCTGGCCGACCTGTTCGCCCGGCTGATCCTGTCGCCGGCCGAATTGCCCATCGGCATCGTCACCGCATTGATCGGCGCTCCGTTCTTTCTTTATCTGCTGCTGCGGGGGCGTACCTGA
- a CDS encoding heme/hemin ABC transporter substrate-binding protein, whose protein sequence is MTRPIAVFALFASLLSPLVASAENLPQRWVSAGGSLSEWVVELGGEGKLVGVDTTSLHPASLKKLPSVGYQRQLAAEGILALRPEVLLGTDEMGPPPVLAQLAAAGVKVETLSAEADLQALHGNLQRIGALLGDEAHAESVFSAYQARLNEQADWVAKAQADSQAPTVLLLLGHAGSSPMAGGQDTAAAWVIEHAGGKNLTTHNGYKALSTEALLALDPEVVIFADRRLSGDEAKQALLKQNPALASTKAGKEGRLVAIDPTLLVGGLGPRIPAGLAELSAAFYPGRTSLNSATP, encoded by the coding sequence ATGACCCGCCCTATCGCCGTATTCGCCCTGTTCGCCAGCCTGCTGTCGCCGCTGGTGGCGAGTGCCGAAAACCTGCCGCAGCGTTGGGTCAGTGCCGGTGGCTCGCTCAGCGAGTGGGTCGTCGAGCTGGGTGGTGAAGGCAAGCTGGTGGGTGTCGACACCACCAGCTTGCATCCAGCCTCCCTGAAGAAATTGCCGAGCGTGGGTTATCAGCGCCAGCTTGCTGCCGAGGGCATCCTCGCGCTGCGTCCCGAGGTGCTGCTCGGCACCGATGAGATGGGCCCGCCGCCGGTGTTGGCGCAGCTGGCAGCGGCAGGTGTGAAGGTCGAAACCCTGTCGGCTGAGGCCGATCTGCAGGCCCTGCACGGCAACCTGCAACGTATCGGCGCACTGCTGGGCGACGAGGCGCATGCCGAAAGCGTTTTCAGCGCCTACCAGGCACGCCTGAACGAGCAGGCCGACTGGGTCGCCAAGGCGCAGGCCGATAGCCAGGCTCCGACCGTTTTGTTGCTGCTCGGCCATGCAGGCAGCAGCCCCATGGCGGGCGGGCAGGATACGGCCGCGGCCTGGGTGATCGAACACGCCGGCGGCAAGAACCTGACCACTCACAACGGCTACAAGGCGTTGTCCACCGAGGCGTTGCTGGCATTGGATCCCGAGGTGGTGATCTTCGCCGACCGTCGCCTGAGCGGTGACGAGGCCAAGCAGGCGCTGCTCAAGCAGAACCCGGCGCTGGCCTCGACCAAAGCCGGGAAAGAAGGGCGCCTGGTGGCGATCGACCCGACCTTGCTGGTCGGCGGCCTCGGCCCGCGCATTCCCGCTGGCCTCGCCGAGCTCTCGGCCGCCTTCTACCCTGGTCGTACGTCGCTTAATTCAGCGACCCCATGA
- a CDS encoding hemin-degrading factor gives MSDLPVTGSGLYASWQNLRVEQPHLRARDAAAQLAVSEAELTASRLGVDAVRLRPEWAALLPALGELGHVMALTRNESCVHERKGVYRDVTVTGNGQMGLVVSADIDLRLFLGGWASVFAVEEQSPRGVMRSLQVFDHQGVAVHKVYLTEQSELAAWAPLVERFRDAQQVPELELRPLPEPAAQRTDEQIDVDALRVGWSTLKDTHHFFALLKTHAATRTQALRLAGGEWAEKLAPDALAGLFERAAAAEVPIMVFVGNRHCIQIHTGPVSNLRWMDTWFNVLDPQFNLHLKAHDVHELWRVRKPSSDGVITSWEAFDANGELILQLFGARKPGVPEREDWRRLAEETPALQP, from the coding sequence ATGAGCGATCTACCTGTGACTGGCAGCGGCCTGTACGCCTCCTGGCAGAACCTGCGTGTTGAGCAGCCGCACTTACGTGCTCGTGATGCGGCAGCGCAGTTGGCTGTCAGCGAAGCCGAGCTGACGGCCAGCCGCCTGGGCGTGGATGCAGTGCGCCTGCGCCCCGAGTGGGCCGCCTTGCTGCCGGCGCTCGGTGAGCTCGGCCACGTCATGGCGTTGACCCGCAACGAGTCCTGCGTGCACGAACGCAAGGGCGTCTACCGCGACGTGACGGTGACCGGTAATGGCCAGATGGGCCTGGTGGTATCCGCGGATATCGACCTGCGCCTGTTTCTCGGTGGCTGGGCCAGCGTGTTCGCCGTCGAGGAGCAAAGCCCGCGAGGCGTGATGCGCAGCCTGCAGGTGTTCGATCACCAGGGCGTGGCGGTGCACAAGGTGTACCTCACCGAGCAGAGCGAGTTGGCGGCCTGGGCGCCTCTGGTCGAGCGTTTTCGTGATGCGCAGCAGGTGCCTGAACTCGAGCTGAGGCCTCTGCCGGAGCCTGCGGCACAACGTACGGATGAACAGATCGATGTCGACGCCCTGCGTGTCGGTTGGTCGACGCTCAAGGACACCCACCATTTCTTCGCGCTGTTGAAGACCCACGCCGCAACCCGCACCCAGGCCCTGCGCCTGGCAGGCGGCGAGTGGGCCGAAAAGCTGGCGCCCGATGCCCTGGCGGGGCTGTTCGAGCGCGCTGCGGCTGCCGAGGTGCCGATCATGGTGTTCGTCGGCAACCGGCATTGCATCCAGATCCATACCGGCCCGGTGAGCAACCTGCGCTGGATGGATACCTGGTTCAACGTGCTGGATCCGCAATTCAACCTGCACCTCAAGGCCCATGACGTCCATGAGCTGTGGCGGGTGCGCAAGCCGAGCAGCGATGGTGTGATCACCAGTTGGGAAGCCTTCGACGCCAATGGCGAGCTGATCCTGCAACTGTTCGGTGCGCGCAAGCCGGGTGTGCCCGAACGTGAGGATTGGCGCCGCCTGGCAGAGGAAACCCCGGCCCTGCAACCCTGA
- a CDS encoding TonB-dependent hemoglobin/transferrin/lactoferrin family receptor translates to MSLTPPFPLRSCLALLLLSPSFAIAQTLQLEKTTISATRTEQSTNSVPNTVSVITEQDIDRKTVKNIKDLVRYEPGVSVSGTGSRFGLAGFTIRGIGGNRILTQVDGVPMPDAFNFGPFLDARRNYVDPDTLKRVEIIRGPASSLYGSDAIGGAVSFLTKDAADYLGAGDDAYARLKTGYDGADDSWSRSATLAARQGSLDGLLHLGRRDGQALDTYGGRSGIGASREEANHQDYTANNLLAKVGWNYFNDDRLQLTYERYEDDADTKVLSEYSTTATVRTSDATDNTDRDRISLLHSFALDTAISDHVEWQLSYQESQIRQRTYQQRFSGGSLRERSRDSTYQEDLWAFNTKFDKAFETGAANHRLIYGFDFKRLESSDLRKGREVFANNGLPVPAIPGDETFPLSDFPDPTSTEYAFFVQDNIEIGRWTLLPGLRYDHYEMKPEVTQHYLNSQPINQNPSDYRDEAISPKLGITYQIDDAHSVYGQYAAGFRAPNPVDIFGEFINFARNYQTIANPSLKPETSDSYEIGLRGQYETGAFGVAMFYNRYDDFIEQMTLASDPTGAGRMTFQYQNLDRVTIRGAEARGELLLERFGMPSGSHLRSAIAYARGKDEATGQPLNSVDPLKAVLGLGYDAPSGQFGGELTWTVAAAKKRVDQTQIANQFEPSGYGTLDLSAYWNIGSGISVNAGLFNLTDKQYWQWGDVRSLTENSSSLGRYSQPGRHAAFNLIWEI, encoded by the coding sequence ATGTCGCTTACCCCGCCCTTCCCGCTTCGTTCTTGCCTGGCCCTGTTGTTACTCAGCCCATCGTTCGCCATCGCTCAGACGCTGCAGTTGGAGAAAACCACGATCAGTGCGACCCGCACGGAGCAGAGCACCAACAGCGTTCCGAATACCGTGTCGGTGATTACCGAGCAAGACATCGACCGCAAGACGGTCAAGAACATCAAGGATCTGGTGCGCTACGAACCGGGTGTCTCGGTCAGTGGCACGGGCAGTCGCTTCGGCCTGGCGGGGTTCACGATTCGTGGCATCGGCGGCAACCGCATCCTCACTCAGGTGGACGGTGTTCCCATGCCGGACGCCTTCAACTTCGGGCCATTCCTCGACGCGCGGCGCAATTATGTCGACCCGGACACCCTCAAGCGTGTGGAGATCATCCGCGGCCCGGCCAGCTCGCTATACGGCAGCGATGCCATTGGTGGCGCAGTCAGCTTCCTGACCAAGGATGCCGCCGATTACTTGGGCGCCGGAGATGACGCCTATGCCCGCCTTAAAACCGGCTATGACGGCGCTGATGACAGCTGGTCGCGCAGCGCGACATTGGCTGCCCGCCAGGGCTCGCTTGACGGCCTGCTGCATCTGGGTCGGCGTGACGGCCAGGCCCTCGACACTTACGGCGGCCGCAGCGGGATTGGAGCCAGCCGCGAGGAGGCCAACCATCAGGACTACACCGCCAATAACCTGCTCGCCAAAGTCGGCTGGAATTACTTCAACGATGACCGTTTGCAGTTGACTTACGAGCGCTACGAGGACGATGCCGATACCAAGGTACTCAGCGAGTACAGCACCACGGCCACGGTGCGCACCTCGGACGCTACCGATAATACCGATCGCGATCGCATCAGCCTGCTGCACAGCTTCGCCTTGGATACCGCGATTAGCGACCATGTCGAATGGCAGCTGAGCTATCAGGAAAGTCAGATCCGCCAGCGCACCTATCAGCAGCGATTCAGCGGCGGCAGCTTGCGTGAGCGCAGCCGCGACTCGACCTATCAGGAAGACCTCTGGGCCTTCAACACCAAGTTCGACAAGGCTTTCGAAACCGGCGCGGCCAACCATCGACTGATCTACGGCTTCGACTTCAAGCGCCTGGAAAGCAGTGACCTGCGCAAAGGCCGTGAAGTGTTCGCCAACAACGGCCTGCCGGTTCCGGCGATCCCCGGTGATGAAACCTTCCCGCTCAGCGACTTCCCGGATCCGACCTCGACCGAATATGCGTTCTTCGTTCAGGACAACATCGAGATAGGCCGCTGGACGCTGCTGCCTGGCCTGCGCTACGACCACTACGAGATGAAACCGGAGGTCACGCAGCATTATCTGAACAGCCAGCCGATCAACCAGAACCCGTCCGATTACCGCGACGAGGCGATCTCGCCCAAACTCGGCATCACCTATCAGATCGACGACGCCCATAGCGTCTACGGCCAGTACGCGGCAGGATTCCGGGCACCCAATCCGGTGGACATCTTTGGCGAGTTCATCAACTTCGCCCGCAACTATCAGACCATCGCCAACCCCAGCCTGAAACCCGAGACCAGCGACAGTTATGAGATCGGTCTGCGCGGTCAGTACGAGACCGGCGCCTTTGGCGTGGCAATGTTCTACAACCGCTACGACGATTTCATCGAGCAGATGACGCTGGCCAGCGACCCGACTGGCGCCGGTCGCATGACCTTCCAGTATCAGAACCTTGATCGCGTGACCATTCGCGGCGCAGAGGCCCGCGGCGAACTGTTGCTGGAGCGTTTCGGCATGCCTTCCGGCAGCCATCTGCGCAGCGCCATCGCCTATGCCCGCGGCAAGGACGAGGCGACCGGGCAACCGCTCAACAGCGTCGACCCGCTCAAGGCCGTGCTCGGCCTTGGCTACGATGCGCCAAGTGGCCAGTTTGGCGGTGAGCTGACCTGGACGGTGGCTGCGGCCAAGAAGCGTGTCGACCAAACACAGATCGCCAATCAGTTCGAGCCCTCGGGCTACGGCACCCTCGATCTCAGCGCCTACTGGAACATCGGTTCCGGGATATCGGTCAACGCCGGCCTGTTCAACCTGACGGACAAGCAATACTGGCAGTGGGGCGACGTGCGCAGCCTTACCGAGAACAGCTCGAGCCTCGGCCGCTACTCCCAGCCGGGACGCCACGCCGCCTTCAACCTGATCTGGGAAATATGA
- a CDS encoding Rieske (2Fe-2S) protein, translating to MIRLCAPHELPEAQSRGFSVTGKQLFAVRKDGEVFVYRNRCPHRGVPLEWQSDQFLDPSASLIQCARHGALFLIESGECVAGPCEGDALHMINSKEDMDGIWVDL from the coding sequence ATGATTCGTCTATGCGCCCCGCACGAGCTTCCCGAAGCTCAAAGTCGGGGCTTTTCCGTTACGGGTAAGCAGCTGTTCGCCGTTCGCAAGGACGGTGAGGTGTTCGTGTACCGCAATCGCTGCCCCCATCGTGGCGTGCCGCTGGAGTGGCAGTCCGATCAGTTTCTCGACCCCAGCGCCAGCCTGATCCAGTGCGCCCGACACGGCGCACTGTTTCTGATCGAGTCCGGCGAGTGCGTGGCCGGCCCTTGCGAGGGCGATGCTCTGCACATGATTAATAGCAAAGAAGATATGGACGGGATCTGGGTCGATCTGTAG
- the sfsA gene encoding DNA/RNA nuclease SfsA: protein MRFDPPLEEGRLLRRYKRFLADIETTSGELLTIHCPNTGSMLNCMSEGCKVWFSRSSDPKRKLPGTWEIGETPQGRLACINTGRANGLVEEALRAGVISELAGFTALRREVPYGVERSRVDFCLEYTSGVAFVEVKSVTLGFADSAVAAFPDARTERGAKHLRELAALARSGVRAVQLYCVNLSGIEAVRPAGEIDPTYAAALSEAVSAGIEVLAYGVDISPQGIEVVRRLDVRLG from the coding sequence ATGCGATTTGATCCGCCGCTCGAAGAAGGTCGCCTGCTGCGTCGCTACAAACGCTTTCTCGCCGACATCGAAACCACCAGCGGCGAACTGCTGACCATCCACTGCCCTAACACCGGCTCGATGCTCAACTGCATGAGCGAGGGCTGCAAGGTCTGGTTCAGCCGTTCCAGTGACCCCAAGCGCAAACTGCCGGGTACTTGGGAAATCGGTGAAACGCCCCAGGGCCGCCTGGCCTGCATCAACACCGGACGCGCCAACGGGCTGGTCGAAGAAGCGCTGCGCGCCGGGGTGATCTCCGAGCTGGCAGGCTTTACCGCGCTACGCCGCGAAGTGCCTTATGGCGTGGAGCGCAGTCGGGTGGATTTCTGCCTCGAGTACACCAGCGGCGTGGCGTTCGTCGAGGTGAAGAGCGTGACCCTGGGCTTCGCCGACAGCGCCGTGGCGGCCTTTCCGGATGCGCGTACCGAGCGCGGTGCCAAGCACCTGCGTGAGCTCGCGGCCTTGGCGCGCAGCGGCGTGCGTGCCGTGCAACTGTATTGCGTGAACCTGTCGGGCATCGAGGCGGTGCGGCCTGCCGGGGAAATCGACCCGACCTACGCGGCGGCTCTGAGCGAAGCGGTGAGCGCGGGTATCGAGGTGCTGGCTTACGGTGTGGATATCTCGCCGCAGGGGATCGAGGTAGTACGGCGCCTGGATGTGCGGTTGGGCTGA
- a CDS encoding pyridoxal phosphate-dependent aminotransferase: protein MAQLYSARSRAIEPFHVMALLARANQLQAEGHDVIHLEIGEPDFTTAAPIVAAGQAALAAGHTRYTAARGLPALREAIAAFYAQRYRLNIDPQRILITPGGSGALLLAASLLVDPGKHWLLADPGYPCNRHFLRLVEGAAQLVPVGPEERYQLTAQTVADCWNADSVGALLASPANPTGTLLSAAELSSLSQALKARGGHMVVDEIYHGLTYGVDASSVLEVDDDAFVLNSFSKYFGMTGWRLGWLVAPEEAIADLEKLAQNLYISAPSMAQHAALACFEPQTLAILEERRAAFAERRDFLLPALRELGFGIAVEPQGAFYLYADISAFGGDAYGFCQHFLETEHVAFTPGLDFGRHQAGHHVRFAYTQSLPRLEQAVERIARGLKSWSANAI, encoded by the coding sequence ATGGCCCAGCTCTACAGCGCCCGCAGCCGCGCGATCGAACCCTTCCACGTGATGGCCTTGCTGGCGCGGGCCAATCAGTTGCAGGCCGAGGGCCATGATGTCATTCACCTGGAAATCGGCGAGCCGGACTTCACCACCGCCGCGCCCATCGTTGCGGCCGGTCAGGCTGCACTGGCTGCAGGGCATACCCGCTATACCGCCGCTCGCGGGCTGCCGGCCCTGCGTGAGGCGATCGCCGCTTTCTATGCGCAGCGCTACCGACTGAACATAGACCCGCAGCGCATCCTCATCACGCCGGGCGGCTCCGGTGCGCTGTTGCTGGCGGCCAGCCTGCTGGTCGATCCGGGCAAGCATTGGCTACTGGCCGACCCGGGCTACCCTTGCAATCGGCACTTCCTGCGCCTCGTGGAAGGCGCTGCGCAGTTGGTGCCGGTGGGGCCCGAAGAGCGGTATCAGCTCACCGCTCAGACGGTCGCCGATTGCTGGAACGCCGATAGCGTCGGCGCCTTGCTCGCCTCGCCGGCCAACCCCACCGGCACGCTGCTGAGCGCTGCGGAGCTGTCTTCTTTGTCCCAGGCCTTGAAGGCCCGTGGCGGCCATATGGTGGTCGACGAGATCTATCACGGCCTGACCTATGGCGTGGATGCCAGCAGCGTGCTGGAGGTGGACGATGATGCCTTCGTGCTCAACAGCTTCTCCAAGTATTTTGGCATGACTGGCTGGCGCCTGGGCTGGCTGGTGGCACCCGAAGAAGCGATCGCAGACCTGGAGAAACTGGCCCAGAACCTCTATATCAGCGCGCCGAGCATGGCCCAGCATGCCGCGCTGGCCTGTTTCGAGCCGCAGACCCTGGCGATTCTCGAAGAGCGGCGGGCCGCCTTTGCCGAGCGCCGCGACTTCCTGCTGCCCGCGCTGCGCGAACTGGGCTTCGGCATTGCCGTGGAGCCTCAGGGCGCCTTTTATCTGTATGCGGATATCAGCGCCTTCGGTGGCGATGCCTACGGTTTCTGCCAACACTTCCTGGAAACCGAGCATGTGGCGTTCACTCCGGGCCTGGACTTCGGTCGGCATCAGGCAGGGCATCACGTGCGCTTCGCCTACACGCAGAGCCTGCCGCGCCTGGAGCAGGCGGTCGAACGTATTGCCCGTGGCCTGAAGAGCTGGAGCGCCAATGCGATTTGA
- the dksA gene encoding RNA polymerase-binding protein DksA: protein MPIKAKATNGQLIRGFEPYKETKGEEYMSEAMRAHFTGILNKWKLELMQEVDRTVHHMQDEAANFPDPADRASQEEEFSLELRARDRERKLIKKIDETLQLIEDEDYGWCDSCGVEIGIRRLEARPTATLCIDCKTLAEIKEKQVGS from the coding sequence ATGCCCATCAAAGCAAAAGCAACAAACGGCCAATTGATTCGTGGCTTCGAACCCTACAAGGAAACCAAGGGCGAGGAGTACATGAGTGAGGCGATGCGCGCCCACTTCACCGGCATCCTGAACAAATGGAAGCTGGAGCTGATGCAGGAAGTTGATCGCACCGTTCACCACATGCAGGACGAGGCAGCCAACTTCCCAGATCCGGCAGACCGTGCCAGCCAGGAAGAAGAGTTCAGCCTGGAACTGCGTGCCCGTGATCGCGAGCGCAAGCTGATCAAGAAAATCGACGAAACCCTGCAACTGATCGAAGACGAAGATTACGGCTGGTGCGATTCCTGTGGCGTCGAGATCGGCATCCGCCGTCTGGAAGCCCGCCCAACCGCCACCCTTTGCATCGACTGCAAGACCCTGGCGGAAATCAAGGAAAAACAGGTCGGCTCCTGA
- the gluQRS gene encoding tRNA glutamyl-Q(34) synthetase GluQRS gives MHSPTYIGRFAPTPSGYLHFGSLVAALASYLDARSVGGRWLLRMEDLDPPREVPGAQSAILQTLERYGLHWDGELTRQSERYAEYEALVQRLFDQGLAYACTCSRKKLEGSGGIYPGYCGNAGHGRHDAAIRLRVPQLTYRFTDRVQGEYSQHLGREVGDFVICRRDGLYAYQLAVVLDDAWQGINNVVRGADLLDSTPRQLYLQELLGLPQPRYLHVPLIIQPDGHKLGKSYRSPPLPSDQATPLLIRALHALGQNAPRELEDASADELLLWSARHWDATRIPRTRNLAESQLR, from the coding sequence ATGCACAGTCCCACTTATATCGGTCGCTTCGCCCCTACGCCCAGTGGCTATCTGCACTTCGGCTCGCTGGTCGCCGCCCTCGCTTCCTACCTCGACGCCCGTTCCGTAGGCGGCCGCTGGCTGCTGCGCATGGAAGATCTCGATCCGCCCCGAGAGGTTCCCGGAGCACAGAGCGCGATTTTGCAAACCCTCGAGCGCTATGGCCTGCACTGGGATGGCGAACTGACCCGCCAGAGCGAGCGCTATGCCGAATACGAAGCGCTGGTGCAGCGCCTGTTCGATCAGGGCCTGGCCTACGCCTGTACCTGCTCGCGCAAAAAACTCGAAGGCAGCGGCGGCATCTATCCGGGTTACTGCGGTAATGCTGGCCATGGGCGTCATGACGCCGCCATCCGCCTACGCGTACCGCAACTGACTTACCGCTTCACCGATCGAGTACAGGGCGAATACAGCCAGCACCTGGGTCGAGAAGTGGGCGATTTCGTTATCTGCCGTCGCGATGGCTTGTATGCCTACCAGCTCGCTGTCGTCCTGGATGACGCCTGGCAAGGCATCAACAACGTGGTACGCGGCGCCGACCTGCTCGACTCGACGCCACGCCAACTCTACCTGCAAGAGCTGCTCGGACTGCCCCAGCCGCGCTATCTGCACGTGCCGTTGATCATCCAGCCCGACGGCCACAAGCTCGGCAAGTCTTATCGCTCACCGCCGCTGCCGAGCGACCAGGCCACGCCGCTACTGATTCGCGCCCTGCACGCACTCGGCCAGAACGCCCCGCGCGAACTCGAAGATGCCAGTGCCGACGAGCTGCTGCTGTGGAGCGCACGCCACTGGGATGCCACGCGCATCCCGCGCACACGCAACCTGGCGGAAAGTCAGTTGCGCTGA
- a CDS encoding lipase family alpha/beta hydrolase has translation MGHRAVPRYPLVLVPGFLGFVSLFGFEYWYGIVTALRNQGVDVYPARLSAVHATELRGEQLLLQITEARRRSGAEKVHLIGHSQGALVCRYAAARRPEWVASVTSLAGPHQGSELADHIERKAAPGSLRGTLLQFGVHVLARVVTLFDSGARGASMPINAKAAHRSLTTEGVGIFNHQYPQGLPSVWGEDGPEEVNGVRYYSWSGTLQPGITDQGGNRRDLSNWFCRRFARTFVREAGQCDGMVGRVSSHLGKVIRDDYPLDHLDIVNQHFGRAGEGVNPVSLYIEHLRRLHDAGL, from the coding sequence ATGGGTCATCGTGCAGTTCCCCGGTACCCACTGGTGCTGGTTCCTGGTTTTCTGGGTTTTGTCAGTCTGTTCGGTTTCGAATACTGGTATGGCATCGTCACGGCCCTGCGCAATCAGGGCGTCGACGTTTATCCCGCGCGTCTGTCGGCGGTGCATGCCACCGAGCTTCGCGGCGAACAATTATTGCTACAGATCACCGAAGCGCGTAGGCGCAGTGGCGCGGAGAAGGTGCACCTGATCGGCCATAGCCAGGGTGCTCTGGTGTGTCGCTACGCGGCTGCCCGCCGGCCGGAATGGGTCGCCTCGGTGACTTCCCTGGCCGGCCCGCATCAGGGTTCCGAACTGGCCGACCACATTGAACGCAAAGCTGCACCGGGCAGCCTGCGCGGCACGCTGCTGCAGTTTGGGGTACATGTGCTGGCGCGGGTGGTGACTCTGTTCGACAGCGGCGCCCGTGGCGCGAGCATGCCGATCAATGCCAAGGCCGCCCATCGCTCGCTGACCACCGAGGGCGTTGGCATCTTCAATCACCAATATCCTCAGGGCCTGCCGTCAGTGTGGGGAGAAGATGGGCCGGAGGAGGTCAATGGCGTGCGCTATTACTCCTGGTCCGGCACCCTGCAGCCAGGCATCACCGACCAGGGCGGCAATCGCCGTGATCTGTCGAACTGGTTCTGCCGGCGCTTTGCGCGCACCTTCGTGCGCGAGGCCGGGCAGTGTGATGGCATGGTCGGCCGCGTCAGCTCCCACCTGGGCAAGGTTATCCGCGACGACTATCCGCTCGATCACCTGGATATCGTCAACCAGCACTTCGGCCGTGCCGGCGAGGGGGTCAACCCAGTCAGCCTGTACATCGAGCACCTACGCAGGCTGCACGACGCCGGGCTGTAA
- the osmE gene encoding osmotically-inducible lipoprotein OsmE yields MFKQSLGAACVLAVLTGCAGKPENPVDHITYRNEPLVKQVEKDMSKSTVLELGGPPSSEITRTLLPGTCNNYVLNRDGKEQPYYVAFNSADRVDSKGFLTCEQMEINERERARGKGI; encoded by the coding sequence ATGTTCAAGCAAAGTCTGGGTGCTGCATGCGTTCTGGCCGTCCTTACCGGTTGTGCCGGTAAGCCGGAAAATCCGGTTGACCACATCACCTACCGCAACGAGCCGCTGGTCAAACAGGTCGAGAAGGACATGAGCAAGTCGACCGTTCTGGAGTTGGGTGGCCCACCCTCCTCGGAGATAACCCGCACGCTTCTTCCGGGCACCTGCAACAACTATGTCCTCAACCGTGACGGCAAAGAACAGCCTTACTACGTTGCCTTCAACTCCGCAGACCGGGTCGACAGCAAAGGCTTCCTGACCTGCGAGCAGATGGAAATCAACGAGCGCGAACGCGCCCGTGGTAAGGGCATCTGA